In Paralcaligenes sp. KSB-10, the following are encoded in one genomic region:
- a CDS encoding aldehyde dehydrogenase, with the protein MDHYDLYLDGKPCPPSTGEYFESFDPYTGRPWAMVAKGGTEDVVRAIEAAHRAFVAPSWRGLSASARGNLLRRLGDLIAANAERLGSIETRDNGKLLAEMLGQVRYIPQWFYYYGGLADKIEGSVVPNDKTKMFTYTKSEPLGVVAAITPWNSPLLLAVWKLAPALAAGNTVVWKPSEFSSVSALEFVKLFDEAGFPPGVVNVVTGFGADIGETLVTHPLVAKIAFTGGESAGQRVNELAARHFKRITLELGGKSPNIVFADANLDNAVKGVISGIFAATGQTCIAGSRLLVQRKIHDAFVDKVVEFAGTARIGDPSKLETQVGPVTTRPQYDKVLRYIETAKSEGATCLLGGSPSRRPECGTGWFVEPTIFSGVTPEMQIAREEVFGPVLAVLPFEDDEEAVHIANSLPYGLAAGVWTENIGRALTMVDRLEAGTVWVNTYRAVSYMMPFGGYKRSGLGRENGMGMINEYLQTKSVWIDMGNDVPNPFVLR; encoded by the coding sequence ATGGACCATTACGACTTGTACCTGGACGGCAAGCCTTGCCCACCTTCCACCGGCGAGTATTTTGAATCGTTCGACCCCTACACAGGCCGGCCCTGGGCAATGGTGGCCAAGGGCGGTACGGAAGACGTTGTGCGCGCTATCGAGGCCGCTCACCGGGCCTTTGTAGCACCGAGCTGGCGCGGATTGAGCGCCAGCGCCCGCGGCAATCTACTGCGGCGCCTGGGCGACCTCATTGCCGCCAATGCAGAACGGCTGGGCAGCATCGAAACCCGCGACAACGGCAAACTGCTCGCAGAGATGCTGGGCCAGGTACGCTACATACCCCAGTGGTTCTATTATTACGGCGGGCTGGCCGACAAGATCGAAGGCTCGGTGGTCCCCAACGATAAAACCAAGATGTTCACCTATACCAAGTCTGAACCCCTGGGAGTCGTCGCGGCGATCACACCCTGGAATTCACCTCTTTTGCTGGCTGTATGGAAGCTTGCGCCGGCACTCGCGGCAGGCAACACGGTGGTGTGGAAGCCTTCTGAATTTTCATCTGTCTCCGCGCTCGAATTCGTCAAGCTGTTCGACGAAGCCGGGTTCCCGCCGGGCGTAGTCAACGTGGTTACGGGCTTCGGCGCCGATATCGGCGAAACACTGGTGACTCATCCACTGGTGGCCAAGATCGCCTTCACTGGCGGCGAATCCGCCGGGCAGCGTGTCAACGAGCTGGCCGCGCGCCACTTCAAGCGCATCACGCTGGAACTGGGTGGCAAGTCCCCGAATATCGTCTTTGCCGATGCCAATCTCGACAATGCGGTCAAGGGGGTGATCTCCGGCATCTTCGCGGCCACGGGCCAGACTTGTATTGCCGGCTCGCGTCTTCTGGTGCAGCGCAAGATCCACGACGCCTTCGTCGACAAAGTGGTCGAGTTCGCCGGCACTGCCCGAATCGGCGATCCAAGCAAGCTCGAAACCCAGGTAGGTCCGGTCACCACGCGCCCTCAGTATGACAAGGTCCTGCGCTACATCGAGACGGCCAAGAGCGAAGGCGCCACATGCCTGCTCGGCGGAAGTCCGTCCCGGCGGCCCGAGTGCGGTACCGGCTGGTTTGTGGAGCCCACCATTTTCTCCGGTGTTACACCGGAGATGCAAATCGCACGCGAAGAGGTTTTCGGTCCCGTACTCGCGGTCCTGCCTTTTGAAGACGATGAAGAGGCGGTGCATATCGCCAATAGCCTGCCGTATGGCTTGGCGGCTGGCGTGTGGACCGAGAACATCGGCCGTGCGCTGACCATGGTCGATCGGCTCGAGGCCGGCACGGTCTGGGTCAATACCTATCGCGCGGTCAGCTACATGATGCCTTTCGGCGGCTACAAGCGTTCCGGCCTCGGCCGTGAGAACGGCATGGGCATGATCAATGAATATCTGCAAACCAAGAGTGTCTGGATCGATATGGGCAACGACGTGCCCAATCCCTTCGTGCTGCGATAG
- a CDS encoding NAD(P)-dependent oxidoreductase — MTCIGFIGLGNMGLPMATRLRNAKCALIVQDLRHQQALAFAGPEAAARTPRELADRADIVLMSLPTPASLRAVVEGADGLAQGRRAKLAIDLSTTGPATAVAVAEILQQRGMRFLDAPVSGGVSGAAKGTLAIMASGAQADFERAQPFLEMLGRVFLVGDRPGQGQAMKVLNNLLSANAMAATTEVMALGVKAGLDASVMLDVLNASSGRNTATTDKFPRSVLDRSFNFGFRAVLLNKDVRLCKEFADEYGVPFTIGRAVAEVWETAATELGDQDFTRIVELVERRAGVVIEGKAKMPATASEKAE, encoded by the coding sequence ATGACCTGCATCGGATTTATCGGCCTAGGAAATATGGGGCTTCCCATGGCTACTCGCCTGCGCAACGCCAAGTGCGCCCTGATCGTACAAGACCTGCGCCATCAGCAGGCACTTGCCTTCGCAGGGCCCGAGGCCGCGGCGCGCACCCCAAGGGAGCTTGCCGATCGGGCGGATATCGTGCTGATGAGCCTGCCCACTCCCGCATCGCTGCGCGCGGTGGTCGAAGGAGCGGACGGCCTGGCCCAGGGCCGCCGCGCCAAGCTGGCCATCGATCTGTCCACCACGGGCCCGGCTACCGCAGTGGCCGTGGCCGAGATCCTGCAGCAACGCGGCATGCGCTTCCTGGATGCGCCAGTCAGCGGCGGCGTGTCGGGCGCCGCCAAAGGCACGCTGGCGATCATGGCGTCGGGTGCGCAAGCGGACTTCGAACGCGCCCAGCCTTTCCTGGAGATGCTGGGCCGCGTCTTTCTGGTCGGCGACCGCCCCGGCCAGGGCCAAGCCATGAAGGTGCTCAATAATCTCCTGTCAGCCAACGCCATGGCCGCCACGACGGAAGTCATGGCTTTAGGCGTGAAGGCCGGATTGGACGCCAGCGTCATGCTCGATGTTCTCAATGCCAGCAGCGGCCGCAACACGGCAACCACCGACAAGTTCCCCCGCTCGGTGCTCGATCGCAGCTTCAATTTTGGGTTTCGTGCCGTCTTGCTGAACAAGGACGTGCGTCTGTGCAAAGAGTTCGCCGATGAATACGGCGTACCGTTCACCATCGGCAGAGCGGTCGCCGAAGTGTGGGAAACGGCCGCGACGGAACTTGGCGACCAGGACTTCACCCGCATCGTCGAGCTGGTCGAACGCCGCGCCGGCGTCGTCATCGAAGGCAAAGCGAAGATGCCCGCCACCGCTTCAGAAAAGGCTGAATGA